GTCTCACACAACGAACCCTGGAGCGTTACCAGGACCTGAGTAGCCGTAAACTGGCCAGCCAGAATCAACTGGATGATGCCAGGAGAACTAAACAGCAGCAGGCTCTCTCCCTTAACAGCCGCCAGCAGTCCATTAACGATCACCCCAATCAGCTGGCGCAATTAACCGCACAGCTTAAGCAAGCGACTGCTCAGCGTGACAGTGCCGCTCTGGATGTGGAACGAAGCCAGATTACCGCACCGTTTACCGGCCGGATTGCCGAGATTAAAGTGGCCACCGGTGAAAGGGTGCGCAGTGGTGATGCCCTGCTGACTATTTATGACCTGAGTTCTCTGGAGGTACGGTCCCAGATTCCCGGCCGATACCTGCCGCAGATTCATCAACAACTCGACAAAGGTGAAGAGATAACCGCAACGGCATCACTCGACGGACAACCGTTGTCGCTGACTCTTGAACGCTTGGCCGCAGCCGTCAATAGCGGCAGCGCTGGCGTTGATGCCCTGTTTCGCATTAATTCCAGGGATTATCGCGGTGAACCTGGCCGGGCTTTATCTCTGGACCTGACTATGCCACAACAGGATAACCTTCTGGCACTGCCTCCACAGGCCATTTTCGGAACAGATAGGGTGTATACCTTAATCGATAGCCGACTGCAGGCCAGTACCATAGAAAGAGTTGGTGATTTCCGCGACAATCAGGGTCAGTCCAAAGTCCTGGTTCGCAGTTCCGTCATTCAAGCTGACGACCAGATTCTGGTCACCCAGCTACCCAACGCCGTCACCGGATTGCTGGTCGAAGTAGCCGCCGTCCAACCGGTGCTTAAGCCTGCCCCGACGACAGCCGGAGCGGAGTAATCTATGTCACAGAATCAAGGCCCGCTTAAAAACCTGATCACACTGTTCACTGAACATCGGGTCGCATCAAACCTGCTGATGATGTTGATGATTCTGGCCGGTATCTGGGGATTAAAAAAACTCAACACTCAGTTTTTCCCAACCTTTGAGCTGGATATTATTACCATCGCAGTGCCATGGAGTGGCGCTGCGGCAGAAGATGTGGAAAGTTCTATCATTCTGCCGATTGAGCGTGAGTTAAAATCGGTTAACGGTATTGATTCACTGTTTTCAACCGCCACTCAGGGATCTGCTTCCATTCGTCTGGAATTGGAAGAAAATAGCGATATTGCTTATATCCTTGATGAGGTAAAGCAGAAGGTCGATGGCATTACCAACCTCCCCGCCGATGCCGAAAAACCTATTGTTCAGCAAGTCATTCGCTACGATGATATTGCCCGTAT
The genomic region above belongs to Amphritea japonica ATCC BAA-1530 and contains:
- a CDS encoding efflux RND transporter periplasmic adaptor subunit; the protein is MAEQTEQSFFHRHKRWMLPILIIAGAVLIFIALKATKPTAPSQPIQEKVWTVKVVNAEFASYSPQLSLYGRIESPSSSTLSSSINAYIESRHTSEGQKVDAGELLIQLDNRDASLALTQKQADVDRIKASIEAEKVRYQSNLKALKIEKELVSLTQRTLERYQDLSSRKLASQNQLDDARRTKQQQALSLNSRQQSINDHPNQLAQLTAQLKQATAQRDSAALDVERSQITAPFTGRIAEIKVATGERVRSGDALLTIYDLSSLEVRSQIPGRYLPQIHQQLDKGEEITATASLDGQPLSLTLERLAAAVNSGSAGVDALFRINSRDYRGEPGRALSLDLTMPQQDNLLALPPQAIFGTDRVYTLIDSRLQASTIERVGDFRDNQGQSKVLVRSSVIQADDQILVTQLPNAVTGLLVEVAAVQPVLKPAPTTAGAE